One Ammoniphilus sp. CFH 90114 genomic window carries:
- a CDS encoding beta-ketoacyl synthase: protein MQSPTKRIAITGLGVLSPIGSGQEKFWQQLCLGSVGTGPIQSFDTSLFDIRNGGEVTDVDPSTYFRVIDPANCARTTQLAVAATRMAVDDARLSFHDMDMERVAVCMGTTMGNQTIVESSNNHQMGNGAEVPSSLWSSYPTSYVCVAIAEELGIGGPSMTIPTACAAGNYAIGWGADLIRDGSVDIAIVGGTDALSRGCYAVFHRLGAISPDVCQPFDAKRKGTLVSEGAGVLVLEDYELAVKRGARIYAEFLGYGLSCDAHHPTAPHPEGAGAKLGMDRALAEADCDASQVSYISAHGTGTRANDSTESLAVRDTFGERSDDIPCSSIKSMLGHTMGAASAIEAVTCSLALYHQMVPPTANFQTPDPECLNHIVPNQPIQQELQVVLSNSFAFGGNNATILLGRRDQDE, encoded by the coding sequence ATGCAAAGTCCGACAAAACGAATTGCCATTACAGGTCTGGGTGTGCTGTCGCCGATTGGATCTGGCCAGGAAAAATTCTGGCAGCAGCTCTGCTTAGGCAGCGTCGGAACAGGACCGATTCAATCGTTTGATACGTCTTTGTTTGATATCCGAAACGGGGGTGAAGTAACGGATGTCGATCCTTCCACCTACTTTCGCGTTATCGATCCTGCCAACTGCGCGAGAACCACACAGCTGGCTGTTGCTGCCACACGGATGGCGGTAGACGATGCCCGCTTATCCTTTCATGACATGGACATGGAGAGAGTGGCTGTGTGCATGGGAACGACGATGGGAAACCAAACCATCGTGGAATCCAGTAACAACCATCAAATGGGGAACGGAGCAGAAGTTCCTTCTAGTCTTTGGTCTTCCTATCCCACATCTTATGTTTGCGTAGCCATCGCGGAGGAATTGGGGATTGGCGGCCCAAGTATGACCATCCCAACGGCCTGTGCAGCAGGGAATTATGCTATCGGTTGGGGAGCCGATCTCATTCGCGACGGCAGTGTAGATATCGCCATCGTGGGGGGGACAGATGCCTTGTCCCGCGGGTGCTATGCGGTGTTTCACAGGCTGGGTGCCATCTCACCGGATGTGTGCCAACCGTTTGATGCGAAGCGTAAAGGGACGCTCGTAAGTGAAGGGGCAGGGGTATTGGTCCTTGAGGACTATGAACTTGCCGTTAAACGAGGGGCGCGGATCTATGCGGAATTTCTAGGGTACGGTTTATCCTGTGATGCTCATCATCCTACAGCGCCCCATCCAGAGGGAGCAGGAGCGAAGTTAGGCATGGATCGGGCGTTAGCGGAAGCGGACTGTGATGCTTCGCAGGTTTCCTATATTAGCGCACATGGAACAGGAACGCGTGCCAATGATTCAACCGAGTCTCTCGCTGTTCGAGATACATTTGGTGAAAGATCTGATGATATTCCGTGCAGCTCGATCAAATCGATGCTTGGTCATACGATGGGAGCAGCCAGCGCTATTGAAGCCGTCACTTGTTCCTTGGCACTATACCATCAGATGGTTCCTCCAACAGCGAATTTTCAAACGCCGGATCCGGAGTGTTTGAACCATATCGTTCCGAACCAACCGATTCAGCAAGAATTGCAGGTTGTCCTCAGCAATTCCTTTGCCTTTGGGGGAAATAACGCAACGATTCTATTAGGACGGAGGGATCAAGATGAATAA
- a CDS encoding beta-ketoacyl synthase N-terminal-like domain-containing protein, translating to MNKQDSIVITGAGIVSVFGSELQEFWSRLLEGKRPLPDPDYPSGVMVTNWDAEALLGRRGLQYLPRSARFLAGASLLAMDAAKLERVSQEPETLGVVVSANLTGLKIMSEYDYTAISEGPRYVSPMQAPNTLANAGSSHLGTRIKAQALNTTISTGQCAGLDAIGYAARMLNASRALRLVVGGVEELNDRVLSCYKHMGVWSEDSTEWAGRPFLLDSTGWLPGEGAASVILERASSAREREVQPLAKVLSWASTTPLGREERDSGGTLRRAIKQAVQKAGLGPEVIELVISGASGFSRQDRAEASALAQYFSSSESVPICSPKGIMGETYGAGGHFQLITALGALKTGYLPATIPSDLDNQLFSGLNITRDCTAWKYNKGTILLISQDYYGCSSAVVIQNF from the coding sequence ATGAATAAGCAGGATTCCATCGTCATTACAGGAGCTGGCATTGTTTCTGTCTTCGGGTCGGAACTGCAAGAATTCTGGTCTAGACTTCTGGAAGGCAAACGTCCATTGCCTGACCCCGATTACCCGTCGGGTGTGATGGTAACGAACTGGGATGCTGAAGCCTTGCTGGGGCGCAGAGGCTTGCAATATCTCCCTCGGAGTGCTCGTTTTCTGGCTGGAGCTTCTTTATTAGCTATGGATGCGGCCAAGCTTGAGCGCGTGTCACAGGAACCGGAAACGTTAGGAGTAGTGGTTTCGGCCAATCTTACAGGTCTAAAGATTATGTCTGAATATGATTATACGGCGATCTCAGAGGGTCCACGCTATGTCAGCCCGATGCAAGCACCGAATACGCTGGCGAATGCCGGTTCTTCCCATCTCGGTACCCGAATCAAAGCACAAGCTTTAAATACAACCATCTCCACCGGACAATGCGCAGGTCTTGACGCTATTGGTTATGCCGCACGGATGCTGAACGCATCCCGGGCCCTTCGTCTTGTCGTAGGGGGAGTGGAAGAGTTAAACGATCGTGTCCTGAGCTGCTACAAGCATATGGGAGTATGGTCTGAGGATTCAACCGAGTGGGCTGGTCGCCCTTTCCTCCTGGATTCCACAGGCTGGTTACCAGGGGAAGGTGCGGCGTCCGTCATCCTTGAGCGAGCATCCAGCGCACGGGAAAGAGAGGTTCAGCCCCTCGCGAAAGTGTTGTCATGGGCTTCAACGACTCCCCTTGGCAGGGAGGAGCGCGATTCAGGCGGGACGTTGCGGCGAGCGATCAAACAGGCGGTGCAAAAGGCGGGGCTTGGTCCCGAGGTCATTGAGCTTGTGATTTCAGGCGCCAGCGGGTTTTCAAGGCAGGACCGTGCCGAGGCTTCCGCACTGGCCCAATATTTTTCTTCTTCGGAATCGGTACCGATCTGCTCCCCGAAAGGCATTATGGGAGAAACCTATGGGGCTGGCGGCCACTTTCAACTGATTACGGCACTTGGTGCCTTAAAGACGGGGTATCTTCCAGCCACCATTCCAAGCGATCTAGACAACCAGCTGTTTAGCGGTCTAAATATCACGCGTGATTGTACAGCTTGGAAATACAATAAAGGAACCATTTTACTCATTTCTCAGGACTATTACGGCTGTTCTTCGGCTGTGGTGATACAGAACTTTTAA
- the fabZ gene encoding 3-hydroxyacyl-ACP dehydratase FabZ has product MKPVLTYDEIRELLPQAYPMIMIDTVLELEPGERIIALKNVTGNEWMMPGHFPKQAIYPGIFIIEGLAQSSIVMLRSMQQEETEATYLLAGTKIRFVNVVKPGDQLHFTCSPVKIISTGGIVDCVATVNGETVAKGEISFAICP; this is encoded by the coding sequence ATGAAACCGGTATTGACTTATGACGAGATTCGCGAGTTGCTGCCTCAAGCTTATCCAATGATCATGATTGACACGGTTTTGGAGCTCGAGCCCGGCGAGCGCATTATCGCACTGAAGAATGTGACGGGAAACGAATGGATGATGCCAGGGCATTTCCCTAAACAGGCGATATATCCTGGGATTTTCATTATTGAGGGATTGGCTCAGTCTTCCATTGTCATGCTTCGCTCGATGCAGCAAGAAGAAACGGAAGCAACCTACTTGCTTGCGGGTACGAAAATTCGATTTGTAAATGTCGTGAAACCTGGTGACCAGCTGCATTTTACCTGCAGCCCTGTCAAAATCATCAGTACGGGAGGCATTGTAGACTGTGTGGCGACGGTCAATGGCGAAACCGTCGCAAAGGGCGAAATCTCTTTTGCGATCTGTCCCTAA
- a CDS encoding NAD(P)/FAD-dependent oxidoreductase: protein MNSTSRQAKSIPIVQLEDSYDAIIVGAGIAGLFAANFLAQQGVKTLLLERHYVVGGYMQGGWERGFYFDYGIQSNEIMGGILPALEKLQLNDRVTFHPSRYRLLSPFNSLDVTINSMDGARQAFIQAFPESEAELHAYFDYYDHVYEVARLYNLKGFRGIIEGDAQSFMPNYESYWSKLPHYEAFKEYNSTISWKKTRELLGKDSRVSRILTHMGYRNQSVFATGLFWYMWCDDYYYNEGGKQALLDMLADAFTERGGTLALRASVEEIVVKDNKVRGIRLANGRMIRAHHVISNADLRHTMENLLQYHPSVTQWIEQMKNTPVSEAMFTVYLGLKMSPEELGKHLKGVHHTWFFPTHLPSPDPFGEAFHQSLPMEMSAPCLLDPKLAKEGHSTLILQTFSSYDWMQRWRIEPDGRRQRSYKELKKLAEEQLIENAAQIIPGLRSAIVHSSSATPLTHHRYTLNSGGATAGWTWNPKRTLISATDQRIVTPIENLYCAGHWTIWPGGVVTALASGKIASDLILSSRGR from the coding sequence ATGAATTCTACTTCTCGTCAGGCAAAATCGATCCCTATCGTCCAACTGGAAGACTCGTACGATGCCATTATTGTCGGAGCAGGGATTGCCGGGCTTTTTGCTGCGAACTTTCTGGCACAGCAGGGTGTGAAAACTTTACTCCTTGAACGCCACTACGTCGTTGGTGGATACATGCAGGGGGGGTGGGAGCGAGGTTTTTATTTCGACTACGGTATTCAATCCAATGAAATCATGGGTGGAATTCTCCCTGCTCTTGAGAAATTGCAGCTGAATGATCGCGTAACCTTTCATCCCAGCAGATATAGGCTCTTATCGCCCTTTAATTCCCTCGATGTGACTATTAACAGTATGGACGGGGCAAGGCAGGCATTTATTCAAGCCTTTCCTGAAAGCGAAGCCGAATTACATGCTTATTTTGATTATTATGACCATGTATATGAGGTTGCGCGTCTGTATAACTTGAAAGGATTTCGCGGGATCATAGAGGGCGACGCCCAGTCGTTTATGCCAAATTACGAAAGCTACTGGTCCAAACTCCCCCATTATGAAGCCTTTAAGGAATACAATTCCACCATCTCCTGGAAAAAGACTAGAGAACTTCTTGGAAAAGATAGCAGGGTGTCCCGCATCTTGACTCACATGGGCTATCGCAACCAAAGTGTTTTTGCTACAGGTCTGTTTTGGTATATGTGGTGTGATGATTACTACTACAATGAGGGCGGAAAACAAGCCCTTCTGGATATGCTTGCGGATGCTTTTACCGAACGTGGCGGAACGCTTGCGCTGAGAGCTTCTGTGGAAGAGATTGTGGTCAAGGACAATAAGGTAAGAGGGATTCGATTAGCTAACGGACGTATGATCCGTGCCCATCATGTCATTTCGAATGCCGATCTGCGCCACACCATGGAAAACCTTTTGCAATATCATCCTTCTGTGACCCAATGGATCGAACAAATGAAGAATACACCGGTTAGCGAAGCGATGTTTACAGTTTACCTTGGGTTGAAAATGAGTCCAGAGGAGCTAGGGAAGCATCTGAAGGGAGTTCATCATACTTGGTTTTTCCCGACACACCTGCCTTCTCCAGATCCATTCGGGGAAGCGTTTCACCAATCTCTGCCGATGGAAATGTCAGCGCCTTGTTTACTGGACCCGAAATTGGCCAAGGAGGGGCACTCTACCCTCATTCTACAGACGTTCAGCTCTTATGATTGGATGCAGCGCTGGAGAATTGAGCCGGACGGGAGGCGTCAGCGCAGCTATAAAGAGCTAAAGAAATTGGCGGAGGAACAACTCATTGAAAATGCAGCTCAAATTATTCCTGGTTTGCGATCAGCGATCGTACACAGCTCGTCAGCAACCCCTTTAACTCATCATAGATATACGCTAAACAGCGGGGGAGCTACGGCAGGCTGGACATGGAACCCGAAACGGACACTCATAAGCGCCACCGATCAACGGATTGTGACCCCTATTGAAAACCTTTATTGCGCTGGACATTGGACCATCTGGCCTGGTGGCGTGGTGACAGCCCTCGCCTCTGGTAAAATAGCCTCCGACTTAATCCTGAGCAGCCGTGGGCGGTGA